TTGTAGCTCAAATCTAGAGACTGGTCAAGTATCAGGGTGTTACAGTGTTCCTTTGGTAAGAACATGTTGAATAGACTTGTTGTATGTACTTGTTGGAGCAAGTTTGATATCAAACCCACGTTTGTGGCACTTTACCCGACGTCCAATCAATCTCTGAAGTGTTGTTGGCTTGAGCCTTATAACCGCATTTCCAGTGTGAAATTTTCCCTAAAATAGTTTTGCTTACTAAAAATTGTTATAACACACACtcaatttttagtaatttaaatgTTTTGCCAAAAAAATGTTCATAAACCCCACAATCACATTAAAAAATGCAACTCACTATAAATAGATTGAACTTGTATAGCATCATTTAAGCGTTCATTTCAATTTACTTAAAAATGAGGATAGTATATTGTCTTTATCTTTAACCATTATAATCTTCTATATGTGGTTTCGATCTTGAAGTCTTTTCAGTATAATGGACTCACatattttctagttttttttaataggtatcacattatttttctttgttttatttatattgtaAACCCATGTTGAAAATTGACAGTGCATGAAAATGATAAACAATTTGTTGCTCAAACTTTTTGCTTGGCAATATGCAACAAACGATGTTACAGGTGGAGCAAAACTCCTAGCACTAACATTCTTCGTCTTTGGCATTTTTGGTAAAATGCTACAACAAACAAAGTTTTCCATAGCAAAACAAATAATGATAACATGAAACTCAAGAAAAGAAGCAAATAAACATAATTCGCTTAACATTGTCAAATGCCAATAACAAAATATGCCTCCAACTTCTCTTTATGACAAAACAAATTTCAACAAACACTTAATAATTAACAACCAATTTTTTTGACTAGGTAACTCCTTTTGCCTTATTTTCCTCTCACATTTTAGCAAATATGCAATGAGGGAAGGACTACAATATTGCCTTCTTTAgattatttatttactaaatgaccatGTTTATTCTTTTATTGATAAAGTTGACGTTGTGAATTGAGAAATTGAGCTCAACTTTAAACATTCAAGTGTTCTAGCCCTTTGTGTAACATCTAAAGTTGGAGCTAGGATAATTGTTTCAAAAGGGGTTTCAACAAGTTCTACAAACATTTCTTCTTTAGGACCAATTTTATCTACAAGTTGAGTGATGACATTGACATGCTTGACTATCTTTAGGTTATCAAAGAGCTTGAGGTTTTAAATAGGAGGCTCAAAATAATCTTCGTTAAGTTTGAATAAGGGATGCTCATTGTCTAAATGTGCATGGCCCGACAAGATTGGTAGGACTATGCAATGGGCATTTTGTTGGCCTTGCAATCTATAATGCACCAAATCCTTCCTAACAAACATGTTggagatataaaaaaaaaagccaCTATATTCCACAAGTAGCGCAATATTTGAATGCCAACCGACTCTTAAAGAAGTTTGAGTTTGAGCTCTAAAATTGTTTATTTAGGTTGATATAATAGTTATATGTGCTTTTATAtactcatattatttatatattaaaaatacataaaataaaaattatactcatatataacttaaaattagaaatgattaATGTGAACAtccataaagaaaataaacaaacattGCAAAATAGTTATAAATACTAATTTAATTTAAGAGAAATAATAACAATCAAATTTTTGAAACCAAGTCTTTTGTCGGTAAGGGTGAGTTTTGTTTAGTTggattgaatttttctttttaaattttcaaaccgtCCATAATAATGTGGTTTGGTTcaattttcttattaattttgaCAATTCGTATTATTTAGTAAAGTTTCAAAGTCTTTCTCataaatatcttttttttaaataacacttatattgtattttttaaatgctTTTGCATACactttttaagttattttcactatttcaaatgtaaaatatttgtctacgtcataaaaaaaatcaaaacaaattctaaattaaatgaaaaaaaaatcactttggtaTCCACAactttttaacttatattttataaatcGCCCAAACACCTCAATTTAGATTGACTTTGCTTAATTCTCAACCTTGAGAAATTGCTTCAAATCGAATTTCAAGTTTTAATGGGTTTAttgcaaaaacataaaaataaaaagcttAATTCAACAAGAGGCCCTTATATTATGCTCTTTGTTTTAGgcacctaaacttttttttttgtcgaACCGAATATCTAAAGTTGGAGCTAAGATAATTGTTTCAAAAGGGGTTTCAACAAGTTCTACAAACATTTCTTCTTTAGGATCAATTTTATCTACAAGTTGAGTGATGACATTGACATGCTTGACTATCTTTAGGTTATCAAAGAGCTTGAGGTTTTAAATAGGAGGCTCAAAATAATCTTCGTTAAGTTTGAATAAAGGATGCTCATTGTCTAAATGTGCATGGCCCGACAAGATTGGTAGGACTATGCAATGGGCATTTTGTTGGCCTTGCAATCTATAATGCACCAAATCCTTCCTAACAAACATGTTggagatataaaaaaaaaagccaCTATATTCCACAAGTAGTGCAATATTTGAATGCCAACCGAATATCTAAACTTTATTCCATAATCAAAGTTTCCCCCTATTGTTACACTCCTTTAAAAAAAGGTCAGAGCCAATTAGGAAGCGCCACGTTCATATGTTActgaaaactaattaaataaaaaagttatattaatattaagtaaaataaaaaatggaggAGAAAGTGAACTTAAATGGAGTGTCAACTGGATTGTTCCATCGACCTCTAAAGTCACGATTGGACTAGTGTTCCAAGAACCACACTATGAACATTTCGTAGATTAAAACGGAATCGATGATCAACCACATTTCCATGGTGAAAGTCTTAAGGAACATTCATATTGAGCTCACTGGCTTCGTTAAAACTATCTTGTCTAACCCTGATGCTTCATATGGTTGAGTAAATTTCGCTATAGTTGTTCTATGGTTGAGTTATGTTGTATTAGGGAGAGAAACGTAAGGGaggtgtttttattttatttaatattaatataattattatttaattatacttTAATGATGTTGTGCTTCCTGATTGactttgacttttttttaatggTAGGAGCCAACTCTAGTTATGGAATAAAGTTTAGATACCTAACTCAAACAAAGGAAATAGTTAAAGGGACTCTCGTTAAatttaaccaaaagaaaaagaaaaagaaatccaaaagcAATCTACATATTAGATGGGCTTTAATGTTCTGATGAGTTCCAAAAATTAGCGGTCTGGTCCTTCCTTACCAATCATTCAAAGACTGAAATAGGAATCAAAGCCCAAACCCAAAAATGTCGAGAGGAAAATAAACCTACGTCATGTAAATCAGCGACTATAAAAGGCTCACAGTTAGGGTTTTAATCGTTTCTACAGCTCAAcgcctctctctctctctctcttcaacAAGCCGGCGAGGGAAGGAAAACCAGAGAGGGTGAAAAATGCCAGCTGGTCACGGTCTCCGATCTCGGACCAGGGATCTGTTTTCCAGACCCTTCAGAAAGAAGGGTTACATCCCATTGTCCACTTATCTCAGGACCTACAAGATTGGTGACTATGTGGACGTCAAGGTAAATGGCGCCGTTCACAAGGGCATGCCCCACAAATTCTACCATGGCCGCACTGGTCGTGTCTGGAACGTCACCAAGCGCGCCATCGGCGTTGAGGTCAACAAGCAGGTACTGAAACAACGgtgattttagtttttatttgtgGGTTTTTCTTTGTTTGATGGACTTTCGGTGTATGAATCGTTTTGGGGGTTTTCAGTTTCATTTTGCTTTATGTattatgtttatttgtatttttggGTCTCCATTTCATTGTTAAATGATTCATCCTACTAAGTCCCGATATAGTATGTAAAGATGTAGCTAATTTAGCAGATTATGTGCAATAAGTTTCTTGTTTCTGAATGCTGTTTGCTGATGTTTTCTATGTGGTTGGAATTGTTTATTCTGATTATCAGATTGGATTTGTTTATCCACTTATAGTAATCTGTTCGGTATGTATATTATGAAAATCCATTTTGAAATATGGTGTGCTGCTATTTCAAAGTTAGATTTCCTTGTGTACGTTACTACTTTCAGCAATAGTGTAGCCCCTTTGTCATGTTGGAGTTGCTGTTGAAGgggaaaaaaatatgtataatcaCTCTTTTGGGATGAGCGTAGTTTATATATTTCAATAAGTCGACTTATCATGTTGATTAAATGGGACGCAACACCCCAGCGTTTCAGCGGTGATCATGTGAACAATATTGCAATCTTCACTTGTTGCTATCGGGCCTTTTTATATTCTTTTCCCGGCTGATTTTTTCAAGCTTGTGCACTGTATGGGGGGTTGGAAATTTGTGTAATTGTTGTATTAATATGCTTCCGGATTTCAGGTGGGTAACCGGATTATCAGGAAGAGGATTCATGTCAGAGTGGAGCATGTTCAGCCTTCAAGGTGCACTGAGGAATTCAAACTGAGGAAGATAAAGAATGATCAGCTCAAGGCAGAGGCCAAGGCAAAGGGTGAGGTGATTAGCACAAAGAGGCAGCCTGAGGGCCCAAAACCTGGTTTCATGGTCGAGGGTGCAATGTTGGAAACGGTTACTCCCATTCCATATGATGTTGTTAATGATCTCAAGGGTGGCTACTAGATCTACTCTGTTTTTTGGTTTATTCTTGGCATAACTTAAGTAAGCTTTGTTAGTTATCTTGGATGTGTTGCTTACGTTTTGTAGTTTATTTTGAAGAGTTACTGCTTCTGCAAAGATTTTAATCTTATCAATCATTTTATTTTAGAGATAAAGTTGCCTAATGaagtatattttgtatgtttgtttctCTTTTCTATATTCTTCAAATTGATAGCTTTTGGTTTGGTATCACTATGCTTTCCATGCATATCCAAATATTTGGTATTATTGTGCATATACAAATattgatttttttcccttttaacaTTTCTTTATAACAAATTTTGAAGTAACAACTGATCTGTTCCTCTTAGCATGTTTTTAAGATAGTGACTTTATGCAAATAGGATTATGTTGTTGCATGTATCTTGACTCTTGAATAAAATGGTTTTTTTGctatattatttttcttcaagtttTTTGCTTTGTTGTGAGAATGTAATAAGATGctttttacattaatttttattctcccattatgctttaaatgtcttttatctttttttatttttataaatgtttaaattagtattttgttttaattggtttttttatATACCAACAAGGAAAAAGAGTTTCAATTTGCATATACATgtgatttgaatgatttttttaatgtttgcGCAAATGAATTGATGCTCATGCATGTATACTTATTGATATGATGTTTAATGCATAACATTGGTGGGTTTGGATGCATTGAATTTCATGAATGTATTGAAAGAATAGATACGCTATTTGCAAGTAAAGTTGAGCGGTACCAGAAGCAGTGTCAACTGCTTCACGCATAAATGATGAATAATGTACAACATAGTGATATGTTTACATAGTTTGATTTATCCACGTCAACATGATGTTGCCCATAGAGAGTATCCACTAATTTAATACCTCGAACAAAAAGTGATTATAAGTTCTAATACTCACTAGATTAGAGTCATACTTTTGCACTTAAGATCTAGTTCACTCACTTCTAAATTTTCAAGTAAAATCTGACATTTAATGCatttcaaaaaaaacaaaaaaaagctcCTTGATGAACAAAAATAAGTGCTCTTAGACCACCTATACAagttagaggtgctcatgggctagGTCGAgcttaaacaaaattttagactcCTTTGCTAggtttgtataaaaaaatagtcTTAAAATTCCAAATCTGGCCCatataaaatgttaaaacttGGGTTGAGCCCAAATACTGTCAAACTCGagcttaacccaaattttagaGGTCGATACTCAGCTTCAGCTCGTTCGAACATCGAGCTTGGCTTGAACTATAATCGGGCTACTCAATTTCGAGCTTGATTAAGCTCGTTTATCAATTTTTGTTCTTGAGGTTGATTCGATAATTAAACTTagagttaataatatatattagagataataaagtaatttaataatataaataacaaaactTGATAAGGCTCATGAGCTGTTTGAGTCAAGTATTTCTAAACTCAAATTTAGCTCAAACTTAGCTTAATACTTACTGAATTGTGttcgattttattttaaaatcaaacttgaGTAACTTGCGAACAGTAATATTTCATTTACACCCCTACTCAACCTAACTTGCCGTACTTGAATAACTTTTCTTAATGAATTTCAGGTTTTAATGGGTCTATTGCAAAAACAAGACAAAAATCCAAAACGAGAAATCTACATATTAGATGGGCTTTTATGCCCGGATGAGCTCCTACAATGGCGGATCTGATCCTTCGTTCTCAATCATTCAAAGAATGAAATAGGAATCAAAGCCCAAACCCAAAAATGTCGAGAGAAAGATAAACCTGACCAAAAAAGCGACTATAAAATGATCATAGTTAGGGTTTTAATCGTCCCTACAGCTCAACGCCTCTATCTCTATCTTCTACAAGCCGGCGAGGAAAGGAAAACCTGAGAGGGTGAAAAATGCCAGCTGGTCACGGTCTCCGATCTCGGACTAGGGATCTGTTTTCCAGACCCTTCAGAAAGAAGGGTTACATCCCATTGTCCACTTACCTCAGGACCTACAAGATCGGTGACTATGTTGACGTCAAGGTAAATGGTGCCGTTCACAAGGGTATGCCCCACAAGTTCTACCATGGCCGCACTGGTCGTGTCTGGAACGTTACCAAGCGCGCCATCGGCGTTGAGGTCAACAAGCAGGTACTGTTTTGGGGGTTTTGGTGTACGAATCGTTTTGGGGGTTTTCAGTTTCATTTTTGCTTGATGTATTATGTTTATTTGTACTTTGGGTTTCGATTTCACTACGATTTATCCAACTAAGTCCCAATACAGCATTTTATGTGCAATAAGTTTCATGTTTCTGAATGTTGTTTGCTGATATTTGCTATGTGGTTGAAATTGTTTATATTGATTATACGATTGGATTTGTTTCTCCACTTATAGTAGTCTGTTCGGTATTTATATTATGAAAATCCATTTAGAAATATGCCGTGCTCCTATCTCGAAGTTAGATTTCCTTGTATACATGATGTAATTAGTGTGAATGCTGTTCGCCTGCCTTTCAGCACTAGTGCAGCACCTTTTTGATGTTGGAGTTGCCACTGAAGGGGAATATATATAGAATCACTCTTTTTGGATGAGCTTAATTTGTATATTTCAATAAGATGATTTATCATGTTGATTAAATGTGATGCACACCCCAGCGTTTCAGGGGTGATCATGTGAACAATATTGCTATCCTTTCACTTTTTGCTATAGGgcttttttatattcttttcctGGCTGAGTTTTCAAGCTTGTGCTTTGTATGGGAAATTGGCAAGCGGTGTAATTGTTGTATTAATATGCTTGCCGTTTTCAGGTTGGTAACCGGATTATAAGGAAGAGGATTCATGTCAGAGTGGAGCATGTTCAACCTTCAAGGTGCACTGAGGAATTCAAGCTGAGGAAGCTGAAAAATGATCAGCTTAAGGCAGAGGCCAAGGCCAGGGGTGAGGTGATTAGCACAAAGAGGCAGCCTGAGGGCCCAAAACCTGGTTTCATGGTCGAGGGTGCGATGTTGGAAACTGTTACTCCCATTCCATACGATGTTGTTAATGATCTCAAGGGTGGCTACTAGTTCTACTCTGTTTTTTTTGTCTTGCTGTTTTTGGTTTACCCTTTGCATAACTTAAGTAAGCCTCGATAGTTATTTTGGATGTGTTGTTTTCTATTTGTAGTTCATTTGAAGAATTACTgcttttgaaaagattttaatcTTATCAATCATTTTAATTTAGTGATAAAAGGAATTCCATCAATTGTTTTTGCATTTTATAAGTACGTGATTGAATGACGTAATTAACCAAAAAAATCCTTGGTTTTGTTGCACACTTTTACCACCATCTCACGTTCCAGCCCATCAAGCAATATTTCCACACATGGCGCATTCTGTGAGTATTTTTCACATTTAATGGCGGAGTGAACGCACTATTTTTGTTtgctttatattatattttttgttatttatgtttgaaaacttgtgttcttattttattaagaagtgattatttttttttgtctccTTTTGCTTTTCGTTTTTGACTAAAAAATAACAATTGTCATATTTGTTGAATCTGAGCGTTTAGAGGATCAGCAGTCTCATAGATATTAATTACTGCTCCTTCTACATTGACTGCTTCCCAGAAGCCATAACTTGGCTGGAAACAAGGTCAATGTCAGTTATGCGAATTTTGTTATCTTCTTTATCATCTGAGGAGGCTTCTTTCTTATGTGCTCCATTCGAAGTCTCTTGCAATAACTCATTTGTCTCTTGTAACTTGAGCTTTTCTTCAGTAGTAGAAGAGGCTCGATGATCTCCTGATCCATTTGCATCTTGTGATAATCTATCACTTGCTAACTGAGATGCAAAACGAGTCATGTACTGCCACCATCACCGTTGCAGAAGTTCTCCATACTCCTTCCTTACTATGGAGATAGATGGGCCTTTTGTTACAATCTGAAACTAAAGATGCAAACTTCTCAACCTGTTTTATTGAAGGTGCAGTTCCAACCTCTACTGGAAATCTTATAAATTCAACTTTCCCAGGTGAGATAGCATCATTCATGGCTGCTTGATAAAAGTTTAATAGTCTCAGCTCTTAGATCAACAATGGTTTTAAATCCTCTGTCAACGAACCATGTCAGACCTTCCTCTGTCACTTGACCACCCATCCAAAAGGCTTTCTGACAATCTTTAGACTCTATCTCTTCTTTGGAGGTGGACAAACAAACAGACTGCCAATTTGCAAACAATGTATGGCATGGATGGTCATCCTTGCGAGGAAAACCTAAATCATAACAAGCATTTTTCAACCTTCGCAACCTCCTCCAGACATGCAGGCTTCGAGAATCATCAGGTGTCAAACAATAGTTTTTAagtaaaaatggaaaagaaaaaaagaaaaagaaaaagaaaagagacgAATAATTTTTCTCTTCCAGTTCAAGGtgtaattaatttaacaattttaattaattaaatttatttaattaaaaatctattctcaTTCTAGCCGTACATTTAAGTTAGTATTTAAAACGCATTTGAATTGTCATTAGAGAGGTACGGAGTTTAACGATAAAGTGACAACAtcataacaaaacgataatataaattattaaaatatatcattttaaacaaaaatgactatttttataatttatcttttAATGGCGAGCCTTGACATTACCTTTGGTATTGGTTCATCTCCGCATTACTCTCCAAGATAGGCTTCAAGGTACTTCGATGGCTACTAAACTTGTACCAGGAAGTCAGAAATGAAAATCCACCTCTGCATAATTGTCGAACGTTTATATAATTTTTGCTCTCTAAATGCGTATTATTCCTAGTATTGTCTAGCATCGCTGTTAGCATCATAAAGTCCTTCTGATAGATCCCGCTAGCAACAAGGAATAATATGTAAAGCTCATCTGAAGACATCAACTGAAGTTTCTTCCCCCTTTTGGCCACAGTACAGAAAGTAAGTCACCATTGCCCACCAAGAGGTCCCATTAATTAACCTTGTGTAACTCTGCAAGGATTGAGAACCTCCACAAAGAAAGGATGCAATGGCAAAAGAAAACCGCCTCAAACACATATAACGGTAACAAAAGTTATGGCTAATCATCTCCTATCAAACCCACTTAATTTATACAGTACTTCATTTTGGGAATTGCAAACTGAGTAGATGCCACTTATCCTCCACGGTTGTATTGTATTTAAATTTACCACTTTTAATAAGAACATCATAAAATCttttaaatgttataatttttaaatgataatttaaaaacgacaaaagaaacaagaaaacacGTATTAATGTATCAAAATAACCTTATAAAAGTATCACATGTATCATCAAATAACTCATGAAAATAACATTTATAATATAAAGTACTTGAAAGATGACAAAAATACTCTTCCGTGGCAAAATTCTCATTTGACCCCTTTTTTCCTCTTAGCACAATTTCTTTACAACAATTAAACATTTATGAacttaaatatcttttaataataATCCTAAGTTGGGAAAATTATacatttacctttttttttgagtaaaaataaaaaatttagaatttaatccttttacttttaaATCTTTTCTAATTTAGTTCAAAAATGCCTTTCTTCGTACCAATACATATTCCAAATTATCCCCGTGCCAAGTAATCATTATAATTCACATTTCTCATTGAGTCAAAtttgcatttaattttttttccatattttcccATCCACAATTCTTTTTTATTGCTTTCTATCTCCAATATCAATTTCACTTTCATAAAAATTCTTCAACTGACACATTTTCTAAAATTTCTCGAAATTTTCTTATATTCGATCCTAGAATAGTGTCAAGTGTCAAAATTTTAGTGTAAAGTTTATTATATAAAACAATCtgttttagaaattaaataattaattacatgacaagttaaaaaattttaagaattagGCGCCccataaaattattttcaatttttttaaagaattggattttaaatattatattaaaatagaaaatgtaTTTTAAGAAGTATTCTATTTTATTTCGATGGTCTTCCATTACAAAACAGAGGCAAATGGCAGTACTTGTGCCTCGTATCTTTTCACTTAAGGAATGCTTAAAAAAAGAGAAAGCTATGAGATTCCTCAAATAAACAGGAAATATAGCTGATATTTCAAGTACTAGATTGCATTGCTGCAGAAAATACATTCCCAGAATCCATTAT
This window of the Gossypium hirsutum isolate 1008001.06 chromosome A09, Gossypium_hirsutum_v2.1, whole genome shotgun sequence genome carries:
- the LOC107889489 gene encoding 60S ribosomal protein L21-1, coding for MPAGHGLRSRTRDLFSRPFRKKGYIPLSTYLRTYKIGDYVDVKVNGAVHKGMPHKFYHGRTGRVWNVTKRAIGVEVNKQVGNRIIRKRIHVRVEHVQPSRCTEEFKLRKIKNDQLKAEAKAKGEVISTKRQPEGPKPGFMVEGAMLETVTPIPYDVVNDLKGGY
- the LOC107889487 gene encoding 60S ribosomal protein L21-1, producing the protein MPAGHGLRSRTRDLFSRPFRKKGYIPLSTYLRTYKIGDYVDVKVNGAVHKGMPHKFYHGRTGRVWNVTKRAIGVEVNKQVGNRIIRKRIHVRVEHVQPSRCTEEFKLRKLKNDQLKAEAKARGEVISTKRQPEGPKPGFMVEGAMLETVTPIPYDVVNDLKGGY